A single region of the Stigmatella erecta genome encodes:
- a CDS encoding GldG family protein: protein MNKYTLNTTILLITVTGIFVLLNILGLRLFTRVDFTRDQHYTLSDASKKAMAELKDPVTVTAYFTEQLPPPYASNARYVRDLLEEYRAASKGRLSFEFVDPMSQETDADKEAKRETKRDIFGRAYREPTSVERELAEQGIQPVEVRVVEEDQVRTKRAYMGLVLQHQEKKEIIPVLADTQTLEYDFTTLVRKLTRPKTPVLGVLQGHGEPALQEKLRRMQQLLGQLYEVRPVDLGAADRVDAAVDALFVIGPKTALPPTALKAIDQFLMEGKSVAFFLDAVQVDPRSFQPADAEHGLGPLLATYGVKMGEQLVADARSGQLAMQEQRGMMVIDVPVPYPFIPLLAQLEGDSPVSKGIGGVMLPFTTQVSLQTPAGVQGTVLAKSSKTSWLESKPFNIDPRRDWRTETPSVGGPYPLIVQVSGKLKSHFAEEAGASAATPMRAESQGEPRVIVAGGSAALWDDFMGPSNQAFLLNVADWLLLDAGLLNMRTRGMAEAPLEKDLPESTRNAVKYGNVLGIPFLLTAFGLVRWRLRESRRGRVTV, encoded by the coding sequence ATGAACAAGTACACGCTCAACACCACCATCCTGCTCATCACCGTCACCGGCATCTTCGTGCTGCTCAACATCCTGGGGCTGCGCCTCTTCACGCGCGTGGATTTCACCCGGGACCAGCACTACACGCTCTCGGACGCCTCCAAGAAGGCGATGGCGGAGCTGAAGGATCCGGTCACCGTCACCGCCTACTTCACCGAGCAGCTGCCGCCCCCGTACGCGAGCAACGCCCGCTACGTGCGGGACTTGCTGGAGGAGTACCGCGCCGCCTCCAAGGGCCGGCTGAGCTTCGAGTTCGTGGACCCCATGTCCCAGGAGACGGACGCGGACAAGGAGGCCAAGCGCGAGACGAAGCGCGACATCTTCGGCCGCGCCTACCGCGAGCCCACCTCCGTGGAGCGCGAGCTCGCCGAGCAGGGCATCCAGCCGGTGGAGGTGCGCGTGGTGGAGGAGGACCAGGTGCGCACGAAGCGGGCCTACATGGGGCTCGTCCTTCAGCACCAGGAGAAGAAGGAAATCATCCCGGTGCTCGCGGACACGCAGACGCTGGAGTACGACTTCACCACGCTGGTGCGCAAGCTGACGCGCCCCAAGACGCCGGTGCTCGGGGTGCTCCAGGGGCACGGAGAGCCCGCGCTCCAGGAGAAGCTGCGGCGCATGCAGCAGCTCCTCGGCCAGCTCTATGAAGTCCGCCCGGTGGACCTGGGCGCCGCGGACCGGGTGGACGCGGCGGTGGATGCGCTGTTCGTCATCGGGCCGAAGACGGCGCTGCCGCCCACCGCGCTCAAGGCCATCGACCAGTTCCTGATGGAGGGCAAGAGCGTGGCGTTCTTCCTGGATGCGGTGCAGGTGGACCCGCGCTCCTTCCAGCCGGCGGACGCGGAGCACGGGCTGGGGCCGCTCCTGGCCACCTATGGGGTGAAGATGGGGGAGCAGCTCGTGGCGGACGCGCGCTCGGGGCAGCTCGCCATGCAGGAGCAGCGCGGCATGATGGTCATCGACGTGCCGGTGCCCTACCCGTTCATCCCGCTGCTGGCGCAGCTGGAGGGCGACAGCCCGGTGTCCAAGGGCATTGGCGGGGTGATGCTGCCCTTCACCACGCAGGTGTCGCTCCAGACGCCCGCGGGCGTGCAGGGCACGGTGCTGGCGAAGTCCTCGAAGACGAGCTGGCTGGAGTCCAAGCCCTTCAACATCGACCCGCGGCGCGACTGGCGCACGGAGACGCCGTCCGTGGGCGGGCCCTATCCGCTCATCGTCCAGGTGTCCGGCAAGCTCAAGAGCCACTTCGCGGAGGAGGCGGGCGCGAGCGCCGCCACGCCGATGCGGGCCGAGAGCCAGGGCGAGCCGCGCGTCATCGTCGCGGGCGGCTCGGCGGCGCTGTGGGATGACTTCATGGGCCCCTCGAACCAGGCGTTCCTGCTCAACGTGGCGGACTGGCTGCTGCTGGACGCGGGGCTGCTCAACATGCGCACCCGGGGCATGGCGGAGGCGCCGCTGGAGAAGGACCTGCCGGAGTCCACGCGCAACGCGGTGAAGTACGGCAACGTGCTGGGCATTCCGTTCCTGCTGACCGCTTTTGGCCTGGTGCGCTGGCGCTTGCGGGAGTCGCGCCGCGGCCGGGTCACCGTCTGA
- a CDS encoding imm11 family protein, with product MDRCFFDLNIDVEVPGRWYLAEPTVPSGGEIDDIWRFSLGQPVDLGEKLRIPLYRPGRPLDFTTAGAGRTPVLSARAAAVFQKLASSDVQLFPVEVEGEPEPYHLLNVARQLRCIDDAACEEVQYYPRHGVQAHRAGEYRSVSGLRIDPSKTGEARVFRLWGWSPPLIVDAEIKQALEQAGIVGGRFEAV from the coding sequence ATGGACCGATGCTTTTTTGACCTGAACATCGACGTCGAGGTGCCAGGGCGCTGGTATCTCGCGGAGCCCACCGTGCCCTCGGGGGGGGAGATCGACGACATCTGGCGCTTTTCCCTGGGCCAGCCCGTGGACCTTGGCGAGAAGCTGCGTATCCCCCTTTACCGCCCGGGACGTCCCCTGGATTTCACGACGGCGGGGGCGGGGCGGACGCCGGTCCTCAGCGCGCGGGCGGCGGCTGTGTTCCAGAAGCTGGCCTCGAGCGATGTTCAGCTCTTTCCGGTGGAAGTCGAAGGCGAGCCCGAGCCGTACCACCTGCTCAACGTGGCGCGGCAGCTCCGGTGCATCGACGACGCGGCCTGTGAAGAGGTCCAATATTACCCTCGGCACGGCGTGCAAGCGCATCGGGCGGGAGAGTATCGCTCCGTGTCCGGCTTGCGGATCGACCCATCGAAAACCGGCGAGGCGCGCGTGTTCCGGCTCTGGGGATGGTCTCCGCCGCTCATCGTCGATGCGGAGATCAAGCAAGCGCTGGAGCAGGCTGGCATCGTGGGAGGACGGTTCGAAGCGGTCTGA
- a CDS encoding ExbD/TolR family protein, whose product MAGGAQDNDEEITGINVTPLVDVVLVLLIIFMVTANFIVRETVEVDLPRAAHGGETVQGLVNVVLDKDGKLFFDGTELTEAELSRRVTEAVAKDKETRAIISADQSIPYGRVMRLIDVVKGQGIAKFALNIQKDVRPTPSPG is encoded by the coding sequence ATGGCGGGCGGAGCGCAGGACAACGACGAGGAAATCACGGGCATCAACGTCACCCCGCTGGTGGACGTGGTGCTGGTGCTGCTCATCATCTTCATGGTGACGGCGAACTTCATCGTCCGAGAGACGGTGGAGGTGGACCTGCCCCGGGCCGCCCACGGCGGCGAAACGGTGCAGGGCCTGGTCAACGTGGTGCTCGACAAGGACGGCAAGCTGTTCTTCGACGGCACGGAGCTGACCGAGGCGGAGCTGTCGCGCCGGGTGACGGAGGCGGTGGCCAAGGACAAGGAGACGCGCGCCATCATCAGCGCCGACCAGTCCATTCCGTACGGGCGGGTGATGCGGCTCATCGACGTGGTGAAGGGCCAGGGCATCGCCAAGTTCGCCCTCAACATCCAGAAGGACGTGCGCCCCACGCCCTCGCCGGGCTGA
- a CDS encoding energy transducer TonB encodes MTQTALEGAGPRPPRGGSGWLAGFVLGSLALHGGALAVLHTRPARPPAPPPPVELVMVEVTKPVPPPPPPEVEEAPKPPPPPRAVRPPRLQVAEAPRPLPPPPAEAPPPPNDAPAPVKAPLVVGLSMSSTTSGGSFAAPVGNTLYGRTADRARAPSEVKAYSAPRYTPIYQVDREPRLASEVKVTYPEEARRAGIEGTVTLAITIDPEGRVVAARVLSGPGYGLEAAAREALLRFRFTPAMKAGEAVSTEMKYAYTFLLD; translated from the coding sequence ATGACGCAGACGGCGCTCGAAGGGGCCGGGCCCCGTCCGCCCCGGGGGGGCAGCGGGTGGCTGGCGGGCTTCGTGCTGGGCTCGCTCGCGCTGCACGGCGGCGCGCTGGCGGTGCTCCACACGCGGCCCGCGAGGCCGCCCGCCCCCCCGCCGCCGGTGGAGCTGGTGATGGTGGAGGTGACGAAGCCGGTGCCCCCGCCCCCGCCGCCCGAGGTGGAGGAAGCGCCCAAGCCCCCGCCGCCGCCCCGGGCCGTGCGCCCTCCCCGCCTCCAGGTGGCCGAGGCCCCCCGGCCCCTGCCCCCGCCCCCGGCGGAGGCGCCGCCCCCGCCCAACGACGCGCCCGCGCCGGTGAAGGCGCCCCTGGTGGTGGGGTTGTCGATGTCCTCCACCACGAGCGGGGGGAGCTTCGCGGCGCCCGTGGGCAACACGCTCTACGGCCGCACGGCGGACCGGGCGCGCGCGCCCTCGGAGGTGAAGGCCTATTCCGCGCCGAGGTACACGCCCATCTACCAGGTGGACCGTGAGCCGCGGCTGGCCAGCGAGGTGAAGGTGACCTACCCGGAGGAGGCGCGCCGGGCGGGCATCGAGGGCACGGTGACGCTGGCCATCACCATCGACCCGGAGGGCCGCGTGGTGGCCGCCCGGGTGCTGTCGGGGCCCGGGTACGGGCTCGAGGCCGCCGCGCGCGAGGCCCTCCTGCGTTTCCGGTTCACGCCCGCGATGAAAGCGGGTGAGGCCGTGTCCACCGAGATGAAGTACGCTTACACCTTCCTGCTCGACTGA
- a CDS encoding ATP-binding cassette domain-containing protein — MIRIEGLTKSYGNALALRGVSFEVPRGQVVGFLGPNGAGKSTTMKILSGFVTPTSGTAHINGIDVIGDSVVSRRLIGYLPENNPLYEEMMVRDYLEFAADVRGVPRIRRKERIRSAVERCGLGSVLGKDIQQLSKGYRQRVGIAQAILHEPDLLILDEPTSGLDPNQIVEIRNLIRDLGREKTVLLSTHILSEVQSTCSRVLIISDGRVVADDSPEQLSTAQGGTVTVVLASRSGAALEPGQVRAVLERVPGVTRVEPGEAEGSGTLGFRLRYGQEDIRRALFEASVREDLCLLEVKRQHVSLEETFRKLTGGEAANPEASTQAA, encoded by the coding sequence ATGATTCGCATTGAGGGACTGACGAAGTCCTACGGCAATGCCCTGGCGCTGCGCGGGGTGAGCTTCGAGGTGCCCCGGGGACAGGTGGTGGGCTTCCTGGGGCCCAACGGCGCGGGCAAATCCACCACGATGAAGATTCTGTCTGGCTTCGTCACGCCCACCTCGGGCACGGCGCACATCAACGGCATCGACGTCATCGGCGACTCGGTCGTCTCCCGCCGGTTGATTGGCTATCTGCCGGAGAACAACCCGCTGTACGAAGAGATGATGGTCCGCGACTACCTGGAGTTCGCCGCGGACGTGCGCGGGGTGCCGCGGATCCGCCGCAAGGAGCGCATCCGCTCCGCGGTGGAGCGCTGTGGCCTGGGCAGCGTGCTGGGCAAGGACATCCAGCAGCTCTCCAAGGGCTACCGCCAGCGCGTGGGCATCGCCCAGGCCATCCTCCACGAGCCGGACCTGCTCATCCTCGACGAGCCGACGAGCGGCCTGGATCCGAACCAGATCGTCGAGATTCGCAACCTCATCCGGGACCTGGGCCGGGAGAAGACGGTGCTCCTGAGCACGCACATCCTGAGCGAGGTGCAGAGCACGTGCAGCCGGGTGCTCATCATCAGCGATGGCCGGGTGGTGGCGGACGACTCGCCCGAGCAGCTGAGCACGGCGCAGGGCGGCACGGTGACGGTGGTGCTCGCCTCGCGCTCGGGGGCGGCGCTGGAGCCCGGGCAGGTGCGCGCGGTGCTGGAGCGGGTGCCGGGCGTCACCCGGGTGGAGCCGGGCGAGGCGGAGGGCAGCGGCACGCTGGGCTTCCGGCTCCGCTACGGCCAGGAGGACATCCGCCGGGCGCTGTTCGAGGCCTCGGTGCGCGAGGATTTGTGCCTGCTGGAGGTGAAGCGCCAGCACGTGAGCCTGGAAGAGACGTTCCGCAAGCTCACCGGGGGCGAGGCCGCGAATCCCGAGGCTTCGACGCAGGCGGCGTGA
- a CDS encoding ABC transporter permease subunit, whose translation MGMMLAIARREFRAFFNSPIAYIVLGGFLLTLGWFYFSTLFVAGQASMRGFFGLAPVLFVVFIPAITMRLIAEERKTGTLELLLTMPLHDWQVVVGKFFAAMGMVGVGLLLTLPYPLSVAALTAEGASFDWGPVAMGYLGLMLMASSFLSIGMWASALSKNQIVGFIVGLVLCFAFYFVDKFAVVLPQGLAAVLQYLSVDYHFENIAKGVLDSRDVLYYVTITVIALGLTARSVNTTRQ comes from the coding sequence ATGGGAATGATGCTTGCCATTGCCCGGCGTGAGTTCAGGGCGTTCTTCAACTCGCCGATCGCCTACATCGTGCTCGGCGGCTTCCTGCTCACGCTCGGGTGGTTCTACTTCAGTACGCTGTTCGTCGCGGGCCAGGCCTCGATGCGGGGCTTCTTCGGGCTGGCGCCGGTGCTCTTCGTCGTCTTCATCCCGGCCATCACCATGCGGCTCATCGCCGAGGAGCGGAAGACGGGCACGCTGGAGCTGCTGCTCACCATGCCGCTGCATGACTGGCAGGTGGTGGTGGGCAAGTTCTTCGCGGCCATGGGCATGGTGGGCGTGGGGCTCTTGCTCACGCTGCCGTACCCGCTGAGCGTGGCGGCGCTCACCGCGGAGGGCGCCTCGTTCGACTGGGGCCCGGTGGCCATGGGCTACCTGGGGCTGATGCTGATGGCCTCCAGCTTCCTGTCCATCGGCATGTGGGCCAGCGCCCTGAGCAAGAACCAGATCGTCGGCTTCATCGTCGGGCTGGTGCTGTGCTTCGCCTTCTACTTCGTGGACAAGTTCGCGGTGGTGCTGCCGCAGGGGCTCGCGGCGGTGCTGCAGTACCTCTCGGTGGACTACCACTTCGAGAACATCGCCAAGGGCGTGCTCGACTCGCGCGATGTCCTCTACTACGTGACGATCACGGTGATCGCGCTGGGCCTGACGGCGCGCAGCGTGAACACCACCCGGCAGTGA
- a CDS encoding DUF4340 domain-containing protein, producing the protein MKKATLIVVGIFAVLLAVVLATREDRVSVGMRKLELPKVDKDQVSALELGGARKVRLEKEGEGWRVMDPGQPAQKYAADGAQVTRALEALGQLRNLDFVTDRAETHAEYALDDAQGLTLQVTQGGAPAVALVLGKAAKNGGTYVRKAGTNEVFVARGGLDAAVRKDVKDWRERTMLSLQPEDITQLTLRSKDGEVLTLNAGGKPGAWSVAEGTALPPGFRFDAEQADQVARQLASLRAEDFLEGEAAADTATGLGGAHDAVEAKLKDGKSATVHLGPPGPAVAARVEGNPQVFQLPAYSAEALRKRLVDLRDLKLFRFDPTKVTKLKLQSGTTVVQAARHGDQWQVIEPRKLPEGFAVDSQQVEAILGWVNALRAARVLDGARTDAQLGVGSPTALIEVSLEGVAPQVLRLGKEAPVGTDGLKEVFARTTLDALAYAVPESVKARLGQGLQLFQKPPPPPGGPGAMQGLDQLPPEVRKQIEEQLRARQMQ; encoded by the coding sequence ATGAAGAAGGCAACCCTCATCGTTGTAGGCATCTTCGCCGTGCTGCTCGCCGTGGTGCTCGCCACGCGCGAGGACCGGGTGAGCGTGGGCATGCGCAAGCTCGAGCTGCCCAAGGTGGACAAGGACCAGGTGTCCGCGCTGGAGCTGGGCGGGGCGCGCAAGGTCCGGCTGGAGAAGGAGGGCGAGGGCTGGCGGGTGATGGACCCCGGGCAGCCGGCGCAGAAGTACGCGGCGGATGGCGCCCAGGTGACACGCGCGCTGGAGGCGCTGGGACAGCTTCGCAACCTGGACTTCGTGACGGACCGCGCCGAGACGCATGCGGAGTACGCGCTGGATGACGCCCAGGGGCTCACGCTCCAGGTGACGCAGGGCGGCGCGCCGGCGGTGGCGCTGGTGCTCGGCAAGGCGGCGAAGAATGGCGGCACCTACGTGCGCAAGGCGGGCACGAACGAGGTGTTCGTGGCGCGCGGCGGGCTGGACGCGGCGGTGCGCAAGGACGTGAAGGACTGGCGCGAGCGCACGATGCTCTCGCTCCAGCCGGAGGACATCACCCAGCTCACCCTGCGCTCGAAGGACGGCGAGGTGCTGACGCTGAACGCCGGGGGCAAGCCCGGCGCGTGGAGCGTGGCGGAGGGCACGGCGCTGCCGCCGGGCTTCCGGTTCGACGCGGAGCAGGCGGATCAGGTGGCGCGGCAGCTCGCCTCGCTGCGCGCCGAGGACTTCCTGGAGGGCGAGGCGGCGGCGGACACGGCCACGGGGCTGGGCGGCGCGCACGACGCGGTGGAGGCGAAGCTCAAGGACGGCAAGAGCGCCACGGTGCACCTGGGCCCGCCGGGCCCGGCGGTGGCCGCGCGCGTGGAGGGCAACCCCCAGGTGTTCCAGCTCCCGGCCTACAGCGCGGAAGCCCTGCGCAAGCGCCTGGTGGACCTGAGAGACCTGAAGCTGTTCCGGTTCGACCCGACGAAAGTGACGAAGCTCAAGCTGCAGTCGGGCACCACGGTGGTGCAGGCGGCGCGGCACGGCGATCAGTGGCAGGTCATCGAGCCGAGGAAGCTGCCGGAGGGCTTCGCGGTCGACTCCCAGCAGGTGGAGGCGATCCTGGGCTGGGTGAACGCGCTGCGCGCGGCGCGGGTGCTGGACGGGGCGCGGACCGATGCCCAGCTGGGCGTGGGCTCGCCCACGGCGCTCATCGAGGTGTCCCTGGAGGGCGTGGCGCCACAGGTGCTGCGGCTGGGCAAGGAGGCGCCGGTGGGCACGGACGGGCTGAAGGAAGTCTTCGCCCGGACCACGCTGGACGCGCTGGCCTACGCGGTGCCCGAGTCCGTGAAGGCGCGGCTGGGGCAGGGGCTGCAGCTCTTCCAGAAGCCCCCGCCGCCCCCGGGCGGGCCGGGGGCCATGCAGGGCCTGGACCAGCTGCCCCCGGAGGTGCGCAAGCAGATCGAGGAGCAGCTGCGCGCGCGGCAAATGCAGTAG
- a CDS encoding PAS domain-containing sensor histidine kinase: MSSRKSQTMIPTVRSDDAPRKSQTGLPSVRSSAVTPTVRAEDSPQRLGELPGEAATLADRGEAEALKQLLAARAQEITGATGAVLATLEQGELVGRVATGSLARTVGEKLGLELNPGGVASKARLVWRCDDTEADARVEREACRKLGARALVVASVACGERLLAVLVVVSARAGAFGEAEERGLALVARGGGTLLAHAEAAKASAEREAELKTLRALVRRREAELDGVLYSVEGSAYVLSEDSPLRANRAALELLGGEGSPAVPAGRGALLERLQPRAPETQEPVSPEEEPLARALSGTATTRELLVRHAKAGGDVLARIAAVPVRVDGAVVGAVVVQSDVGAERKEQFLTLVERSSECIGITSLSGQPMYLNPAGRELLGFESPEAFRGASVMDTYLAEDRELARTAFKAVRERGSWEGELRLRHRRTGEAIPVRHHLFTLAHRETGRPVALGAVTRDLREQKRAEAVRERLMDIVGNELRAPLSAITMAASTLLRRGTLAETDTKAAARISQGAERMGRTLGQVLDFTRTYLGAGLVLLRSRVDLDMVTQDVVAAVELEHPDRLVRYVKRGDARGIWDRERLVELLGTLLGYSLRTGPVERPVDVRLLAEGMEVVLEVRREGEPIPPEMLSEMFNPFFYPQSQLVGGDEATREHLGLGLFITREITRAHGGHMEVRSTAEEGTLFQVYLPRGPVGVR; this comes from the coding sequence ATGTCCTCGCGCAAGTCCCAGACAATGATTCCCACGGTCCGTTCCGATGACGCCCCTCGCAAGTCCCAGACCGGCCTGCCCTCGGTCCGGTCCTCGGCGGTGACCCCCACGGTCCGCGCGGAGGACTCACCGCAGCGGCTGGGCGAGCTTCCGGGCGAGGCCGCCACCCTCGCGGACCGCGGCGAGGCGGAGGCCCTCAAGCAGCTGCTCGCCGCGCGCGCCCAGGAAATCACCGGCGCCACCGGCGCGGTGCTGGCCACGCTGGAGCAGGGCGAGCTCGTGGGCCGCGTGGCCACCGGGAGCCTGGCGCGCACGGTGGGCGAGAAGCTCGGGCTGGAGCTGAACCCCGGCGGCGTGGCCTCGAAGGCGCGCCTGGTGTGGCGCTGTGATGACACCGAGGCCGATGCGCGCGTGGAGCGCGAGGCCTGCCGCAAGCTCGGCGCCCGGGCGCTGGTGGTGGCCTCGGTGGCGTGCGGCGAGCGGCTGCTCGCGGTGCTCGTGGTGGTGTCGGCCCGGGCCGGGGCCTTCGGCGAGGCCGAGGAGCGGGGGCTCGCGCTCGTGGCGCGGGGCGGCGGCACGCTCCTGGCGCACGCGGAGGCGGCCAAGGCCTCGGCCGAGCGCGAGGCCGAGCTGAAGACGCTCCGGGCGCTCGTGCGGCGGCGCGAGGCGGAGCTGGACGGGGTGCTGTACTCGGTGGAGGGCTCCGCCTACGTGCTCTCCGAGGACAGCCCGCTCCGGGCCAACCGCGCGGCGCTGGAGCTGCTCGGCGGCGAGGGCTCGCCCGCGGTGCCCGCCGGGCGGGGCGCGCTGCTCGAGCGGCTGCAGCCCCGGGCGCCGGAGACGCAGGAGCCGGTGTCGCCCGAGGAGGAGCCGCTGGCGCGGGCGCTGTCGGGCACGGCCACCACGCGCGAGCTGCTGGTGCGGCACGCCAAGGCGGGGGGGGACGTGCTGGCGCGCATCGCGGCGGTGCCGGTGCGCGTGGACGGGGCGGTGGTGGGCGCGGTGGTGGTGCAGTCGGACGTGGGGGCCGAGCGCAAGGAGCAGTTCCTCACGCTGGTGGAGCGCTCCTCGGAGTGCATCGGCATCACCTCGCTCTCCGGCCAGCCCATGTACCTGAACCCGGCGGGAAGGGAGCTGCTGGGCTTCGAGAGCCCGGAGGCCTTCCGGGGCGCCTCGGTGATGGACACGTACCTGGCGGAGGACCGGGAGCTGGCGCGCACGGCGTTCAAAGCGGTGCGCGAGCGCGGCAGCTGGGAGGGCGAGCTGCGGCTGCGCCACCGGCGCACGGGCGAGGCCATTCCGGTGCGCCACCACCTCTTCACCCTGGCGCACCGGGAGACGGGGCGGCCCGTGGCGCTGGGCGCGGTGACGCGGGACTTGCGCGAGCAGAAGCGCGCGGAGGCGGTGCGCGAGCGGCTGATGGACATCGTCGGCAACGAGCTGCGGGCGCCGCTGTCGGCCATCACCATGGCGGCCTCCACGCTGCTGCGGCGCGGGACGCTGGCGGAGACGGACACCAAGGCCGCGGCGCGCATCTCCCAGGGCGCCGAGCGGATGGGGCGCACGCTGGGGCAGGTGCTGGACTTCACGCGCACGTACCTGGGGGCCGGGCTGGTGCTGCTGCGCTCGCGGGTGGACCTGGACATGGTGACGCAGGACGTGGTGGCCGCGGTGGAGCTGGAGCACCCGGACCGGCTGGTGCGCTACGTGAAGCGCGGGGACGCGCGCGGCATCTGGGACCGGGAGCGGCTGGTGGAACTGCTGGGCACGCTCCTGGGCTACTCGCTGCGCACGGGCCCGGTGGAGCGGCCGGTGGACGTGCGGCTGCTCGCCGAGGGCATGGAGGTGGTGCTGGAGGTGCGGCGCGAGGGCGAGCCCATCCCGCCCGAGATGCTCTCGGAGATGTTCAACCCGTTCTTCTACCCGCAGTCGCAGCTGGTGGGCGGGGACGAGGCGACGCGCGAGCACCTGGGGCTGGGGCTGTTCATCACCCGGGAAATCACCCGGGCGCACGGGGGCCACATGGAGGTGCGCTCCACGGCGGAGGAGGGCACGCTGTTCCAGGTGTACCTGCCGCGCGGGCCGGTGGGGGTGCGCTGA
- a CDS encoding MotA/TolQ/ExbB proton channel family protein codes for MKSMFVLAQAAPEHLGWLSSKLLGVTLTSAEWVLWLLTALSVLSIAIMLERALYFARHRLAHSEALAVRLTRGEFEAVREAVKGRSGMEAAVLQEGLAASSHGADAVEQLIASVIARERPRYERFLSFLGTLGNNAPFIGLFGTVLGIIKAFHDLGSLSAKGGAIQQTVMAGISEALVATAVGLAVAIPAVVAFNVFNRQLKTLTSRTTALGHALVGSLRSEAN; via the coding sequence ATGAAGTCCATGTTCGTGCTGGCCCAGGCCGCCCCGGAGCACCTGGGCTGGCTCAGCAGCAAGCTGCTCGGCGTGACGCTCACCAGCGCCGAGTGGGTGCTGTGGCTGCTGACGGCGCTGTCGGTGCTGTCCATCGCCATCATGCTGGAGCGGGCGCTGTACTTCGCGCGCCACCGGCTCGCGCACTCCGAGGCGCTGGCGGTGCGCCTGACCCGGGGCGAGTTCGAGGCGGTGCGCGAGGCGGTGAAGGGCCGCAGCGGCATGGAGGCGGCGGTGCTCCAGGAGGGGCTGGCCGCTTCCTCGCACGGCGCGGACGCGGTGGAGCAGCTCATCGCGTCGGTCATCGCCCGGGAGCGCCCGCGCTACGAGCGGTTCCTGTCCTTCCTGGGCACGCTGGGCAACAACGCGCCGTTCATCGGCCTGTTCGGCACGGTGCTGGGCATCATCAAGGCCTTCCATGATTTGGGCTCGCTGAGCGCCAAGGGGGGCGCCATCCAGCAGACGGTGATGGCGGGCATCTCCGAGGCGCTCGTGGCCACGGCGGTGGGGCTGGCGGTGGCCATCCCGGCGGTGGTGGCCTTCAACGTCTTCAACCGGCAGCTCAAGACGCTCACCAGCCGCACCACGGCGCTGGGCCACGCGCTGGTGGGCAGCCTGCGCTCGGAGGCGAACTAG